In one window of Candidatus Kinetoplastibacterium blastocrithidii (ex Strigomonas culicis) DNA:
- the nuoL gene encoding NADH-quinone oxidoreductase subunit L — protein sequence MNSYNPYNLCMVIVFSPLIGSIVSGLFGSSFLSANPIIGRLSSSFISIFCIFISFISAILLMYNVIQYRCSCDITLYTWSVVDTLRLDLGFLIDFLSSVMILVVTSVSLMVHIYTVGYMSDDSGYQRFFSYISLFTFAMLMLVMSNNLLQLFFGWEAVGLVSYLLIGFWYTKESAVTANMKAFIVNRVGDFGFILGMCLLIFSTGSISYQDILSNIDCIQLKSIPGGDLFHKLDLIQISCLCLFIGAMGKSAQVPLHAWLPDSMEGPTPISALIHAATMVTAGIFMVSRFSGLFELSSFVLSLIIITGSIGALFLGILGIVQTDIKRVIAYSTLSQLGYMTVALGVSAYSVAVFHLVTHAFFKALLFLGAGSVIIGTHHNQDIRSMGGLYKYMPVTWLTFLLATLSLVGFPFFSGFYSKELIIESVKYSDVFGSEFAYISVLIGVFVTSLYSFRLYFLVFHGQERFRKNTEFHEIPHDPGYSILFPLVFLAAPSVLLGLFVVDNFVFGCFFDSIITVMPIHNNFSHVSKEWEGWLHFAKHAFFSIPFLLVLSGAFISWYCYIVNDNIVNSIKSKFSLILHILNNKFYFDNIYYGLARVSIRLGSFLWKFCDQTLIDKILVNGSANFVQFISRMSQCLQSGFIYHYLVSMIIGIVSMVTVFVFIF from the coding sequence ATGAATAGTTATAATCCTTATAACTTATGTATGGTGATAGTGTTTTCTCCTCTTATCGGAAGTATAGTATCTGGTTTATTTGGCTCTAGCTTTTTATCTGCCAATCCTATTATTGGACGTTTGTCATCTAGTTTTATTTCAATATTTTGTATATTTATTTCATTTATATCGGCAATATTGCTAATGTATAATGTGATCCAATATAGGTGTTCATGTGATATTACTTTATATACGTGGAGTGTAGTTGACACACTTAGATTAGACCTAGGATTTTTAATAGATTTTCTTTCTTCTGTAATGATTTTAGTAGTTACGTCTGTATCTTTAATGGTTCATATATATACAGTTGGTTATATGTCTGATGATTCTGGCTATCAAAGATTTTTCTCTTATATATCATTATTTACTTTTGCAATGTTAATGTTAGTAATGTCAAACAATCTACTGCAATTGTTTTTTGGATGGGAAGCTGTAGGCCTGGTTTCTTATTTGTTAATAGGGTTTTGGTACACTAAAGAAAGTGCTGTAACTGCTAATATGAAAGCATTCATAGTCAATAGAGTTGGCGATTTTGGATTTATACTGGGCATGTGTTTATTGATTTTTAGTACAGGAAGTATAAGTTATCAAGATATCCTTAGTAATATAGATTGTATTCAGTTGAAATCAATTCCTGGTGGCGATCTTTTTCATAAATTAGATTTAATTCAAATATCTTGTTTGTGTCTTTTTATTGGGGCTATGGGAAAATCAGCCCAGGTTCCATTGCATGCATGGTTGCCTGATTCTATGGAGGGGCCAACTCCAATTTCTGCTCTTATACATGCTGCTACTATGGTTACTGCTGGCATATTCATGGTTTCGAGGTTTTCTGGCTTATTCGAATTATCATCTTTCGTATTATCATTAATTATTATAACGGGCTCTATTGGAGCTTTATTTTTGGGTATTCTTGGTATTGTTCAAACAGACATAAAGCGTGTAATAGCTTATTCTACTTTATCTCAGCTAGGTTATATGACAGTGGCTTTGGGTGTTTCCGCTTATTCAGTTGCTGTGTTCCATTTAGTTACTCATGCATTTTTTAAAGCATTACTCTTTTTAGGTGCCGGTTCTGTTATAATTGGTACTCATCATAATCAGGATATAAGGAGCATGGGTGGTTTATATAAGTATATGCCTGTGACATGGTTAACTTTTTTACTGGCTACTCTTTCTTTGGTAGGGTTCCCTTTTTTCTCTGGTTTTTATTCTAAAGAATTAATAATAGAATCGGTTAAGTATTCTGATGTTTTCGGTTCTGAGTTTGCTTATATTTCTGTTTTAATAGGTGTCTTTGTTACATCCCTATACTCATTTCGTTTATATTTTTTAGTTTTTCATGGTCAAGAGAGATTTAGAAAAAATACTGAATTTCATGAAATACCACATGATCCTGGGTATTCTATTTTATTCCCTCTTGTTTTTTTAGCAGCCCCTTCAGTTTTATTGGGTTTGTTTGTTGTGGATAATTTTGTTTTTGGTTGTTTTTTTGATTCTATAATAACTGTTATGCCTATTCACAATAATTTTTCTCATGTTTCAAAAGAGTGGGAAGGATGGTTGCATTTTGCCAAGCATGCATTTTTTAGTATACCTTTTTTACTTGTTTTGTCTGGAGCATTTATATCTTGGTATTGTTATATTGTTAATGACAATATTGTGAATTCTATAAAATCCAAGTTTTCATTAATACTTCATATTTTGAATAATAAGTTTTATTTCGATAATATTTATTACGGACTTGCTAGGGTTTCTATTAGACTAGGTTCTTTTTTGTGGAAATTTTGTGATCAAACATTAATTGATAAAATTTTAGTTAATGGTAGTGCTAACTTTGTTCAGTTTATATCTAGAATGAGTCAGTGTCTTCAATCTGGTTTTATTTATCATTATTTAGTTTCTATGATAATAGGTATTGTGTCCATGGTAACTGTTTTTGTATTTATTTTTTAA
- a CDS encoding NADH-quinone oxidoreductase subunit J, translating to MTSSTLFFHLLSSVTLIASLCVIFASNPVVSVLYLILVFINIAILWMMLGAEFLSLLLILVYVGAVMVLFLFVVMMIDSNSRNSDKENIFKPYVFYGIFIGILIIVEISIAFYSKWGNLSAYFYESNIGTPIAIGLSIYRDYIFAVEICALILLVGMVAAIVLNLRVREDRKVHNNTNMALLANPKNRLIFAKFSKNHDNNSVDKSILKDGSNK from the coding sequence ATGACTTCTTCTACATTGTTTTTTCATTTGTTGTCTTCTGTAACCTTAATAGCATCGTTGTGTGTGATTTTTGCTAGCAATCCAGTAGTTTCTGTATTGTACTTAATACTAGTTTTTATAAACATTGCAATTTTATGGATGATGTTAGGAGCTGAGTTTCTTTCTTTGTTGCTTATTTTAGTATATGTTGGAGCTGTGATGGTTCTTTTCCTATTTGTAGTTATGATGATAGATAGCAATTCTAGAAATAGTGATAAAGAAAATATATTTAAACCTTATGTTTTTTATGGAATTTTTATAGGCATTTTAATTATTGTAGAGATATCTATAGCATTCTATAGCAAATGGGGAAATCTTAGTGCTTATTTTTATGAAAGCAATATCGGTACGCCTATCGCTATAGGCTTGTCAATTTACCGGGATTATATTTTTGCAGTAGAGATATGTGCCTTGATATTATTAGTAGGCATGGTTGCTGCCATTGTTTTGAATTTAAGGGTAAGAGAGGATAGAAAGGTGCATAATAATACTAATATGGCATTATTAGCTAATCCTAAAAACCGTTTGATATTTGCTAAATTTTCTAAAAATCATGATAATAATTCAGTTGATAAATCAATTTTGAAAGATGGGAGTAATAAGTGA
- the ispD gene encoding 2-C-methyl-D-erythritol 4-phosphate cytidylyltransferase, whose product MKNSLIAIIPSAGTGSRACKDSDHEIPKQYRNIAGKPMLIHSIMSLLADSRIKHVIVSVSPQDTWAEYILSGMSKVTIRKYGGSTRFETVRNTINSIDVFDNDWVIIHDAARPGLPISCLKFLIDKCLSSNVVGGLLAIPASNTIKRGIGHKVDHTIDRNGLWLAQTPQMFRVSLLCKALNIASDSGLFTTDESSALELIGLSPIMIRGSIYNMKVTWPEDFEIMEKLI is encoded by the coding sequence ATGAAAAATTCTTTAATAGCTATTATTCCGTCAGCAGGAACAGGATCTAGAGCATGTAAAGATTCAGATCATGAGATACCTAAACAATATCGAAATATTGCTGGCAAACCAATGCTAATTCATAGCATTATGTCACTGTTGGCGGATTCTAGGATTAAGCATGTAATAGTATCTGTTTCACCACAAGATACTTGGGCAGAATATATATTATCAGGCATGTCAAAAGTTACAATAAGGAAATATGGAGGGTCTACTCGTTTTGAGACTGTTAGGAACACGATTAATAGTATAGATGTTTTTGATAACGATTGGGTCATAATCCACGATGCTGCACGTCCTGGTTTGCCTATTTCATGTTTAAAATTTCTCATAGATAAGTGCCTATCAAGTAATGTTGTAGGAGGGTTGTTAGCTATACCTGCATCAAATACCATAAAGAGAGGGATAGGACATAAAGTTGATCATACAATAGATAGAAATGGTTTATGGTTAGCACAAACTCCACAGATGTTTAGAGTTTCTTTATTATGCAAGGCTTTGAATATAGCTTCAGATAGTGGTTTATTTACAACGGATGAATCATCTGCATTAGAATTGATTGGGCTATCTCCAATTATGATCAGAGGATCAATATATAACATGAAGGTTACTTGGCCAGAAGATTTTGAAATTATGGAAAAATTAATATGA
- the mfd gene encoding transcription-repair coupling factor — protein MNFTDKSYISNITKNLLQMLKKGSKYFYERPFGSGTPMLIANMAINSKKLITVFTSNSLEAKQISSDIKVFSPGLRVATMPDWEILPYDEFSPSNRIISERIKILHELLNKNIDVLTISITTAMHNISPPEFIAAYSFYFNKSDVINENNLKKQLEIANYKHVTQVRNFAEFCTRGNIIDIFPMGSITPYRIDLYDDTIESIRLFDPETQCSTGFIEKIEVLPGKEFPLDDQARKIFRTKFREYFEGDPSKYSIYKEVGKGCYFQGMEYYLPFFFENTATIFEYLSSDSICIITNNIDNIIDIYHSDINERYNFLKHDIERPIISPDNLFLTKESFNKKAKNFKQLSFKTLKNDYFTEIESLNNANLKSNWLEEIIKIINLNSECKILIFINSEKRIDLLQNRINSDTKFKASYPSSIQEFINNNERCGLILAQISTSFRFSPNNLLVIAENSILNTENHNNHIIKRDNKKSRNIDAIVNDISEISIGDPIVHNQHGIGRYNGLVHMQANGTEMELLQIEYANKASLYVPISHMHVVSRYIGTDVESAPLNQLGSDQWEKKCKKAAKQIHDTATELLNLYAQRNNNKYGFSFKVQKEEYRKFSDEFGFEETIDQINAINDVINDMVSEKSMDRLICGDVGFGKTEIALRAAFIAVSNNKQVSILCPTTLLSEQHTQTFINRFENWPVRIAELSRFKTKKEILQNIHDINNGNIDIVIGTHKVLSKDVKFKNLGLVIIDEEHRFGVRQKELLKKTRPHVDVLTLSATPIPRTLGMSLEGIRDFSIIATAPKKRLSIKTFIRKYNKNVIREAITRELRRSGQVYFLCNEVSTIENKKQSLETIIPEAKIAIAHGQLHERDLESVMKAFYKGYYDILLCTTIIETGIDIPNANTIIIDHADNFGLAQLHQLRGRVGRSYHQAYAYLLTQDEETITSQAKKRLEAIQKMEELGSGFYLAMHDLEIRGAGEILGESQSGNNIHEIGYSMYNEILKSAIESIKNGKDYDLVNKNLQYCEVNIHEAALLPDRYCSDIPSRLEIYKRLSHTCDIDDLTIIKNELIDRFGKLPIQTENLILIHKIRINAQSSYINEIDMSDKKITIKFHEKSNINPAKLIEIYKNSKILKFQPDNKVFINLSIPNIKERSNEVLKIIKFLK, from the coding sequence ATGAATTTTACAGACAAATCTTATATATCTAATATAACTAAAAACTTGTTGCAAATGCTAAAAAAAGGCAGTAAGTATTTTTATGAAAGACCATTTGGATCTGGAACACCTATGTTAATAGCTAATATGGCTATTAACAGTAAAAAACTAATTACGGTATTCACAAGCAATTCTTTAGAAGCAAAACAAATATCATCTGATATAAAAGTATTTTCACCAGGTTTGCGTGTAGCCACAATGCCAGATTGGGAGATATTGCCTTATGATGAATTTTCTCCAAGCAATAGAATAATCTCAGAGAGGATAAAAATCCTACATGAATTATTAAATAAAAATATTGATGTATTAACAATATCTATTACAACAGCTATGCATAATATTTCCCCACCAGAGTTCATAGCAGCATATAGTTTTTATTTCAATAAAAGTGATGTAATAAATGAAAACAATCTTAAAAAACAATTGGAAATAGCTAACTATAAGCATGTAACTCAGGTTAGAAACTTTGCAGAATTTTGCACAAGAGGAAATATTATTGATATCTTCCCTATGGGATCTATAACTCCATATAGAATAGATCTGTATGACGACACTATAGAGTCGATAAGATTATTTGATCCTGAGACACAGTGCAGTACTGGATTTATTGAAAAGATAGAAGTATTACCAGGAAAAGAATTTCCATTAGATGACCAAGCAAGAAAAATATTTAGGACTAAATTTAGAGAATATTTTGAAGGAGATCCATCAAAATATTCAATATATAAAGAAGTTGGAAAAGGATGTTATTTCCAAGGTATGGAATACTATCTCCCATTTTTTTTTGAAAACACAGCTACTATATTTGAATATCTATCAAGTGATAGCATATGCATAATCACAAATAATATAGATAATATTATAGATATATACCATTCAGATATAAATGAACGATATAACTTTTTAAAACATGATATAGAAAGGCCTATAATATCTCCAGATAATCTTTTTTTAACTAAAGAATCATTCAATAAAAAAGCTAAAAATTTTAAACAATTATCATTTAAAACATTGAAAAATGATTATTTTACAGAAATAGAAAGCCTAAATAATGCTAATCTAAAATCAAACTGGCTAGAAGAAATAATTAAAATTATCAATTTGAATAGTGAATGTAAAATACTTATATTTATAAATTCAGAAAAAAGAATAGATTTATTACAAAATAGAATTAACTCAGATACTAAATTTAAAGCAAGTTACCCATCTTCTATACAAGAATTCATTAATAATAATGAAAGATGTGGATTAATACTTGCACAAATAAGCACAAGTTTTAGATTCTCACCTAACAATCTTCTTGTAATTGCCGAAAATAGCATTTTAAATACTGAAAATCATAATAATCATATAATAAAACGAGATAACAAAAAATCACGTAACATAGATGCTATAGTAAACGATATTTCAGAAATTAGCATAGGAGACCCTATCGTACATAATCAACATGGAATAGGAAGATATAATGGCTTAGTACATATGCAAGCTAATGGAACTGAGATGGAGCTCTTACAAATAGAATACGCTAATAAAGCTTCTTTATATGTACCTATATCTCATATGCATGTTGTTTCAAGATATATAGGAACTGATGTGGAATCAGCACCATTAAATCAGCTAGGATCTGATCAATGGGAAAAAAAATGCAAAAAAGCTGCAAAACAGATTCATGATACAGCTACAGAACTACTGAATTTATATGCTCAACGCAATAATAATAAATATGGATTTAGTTTTAAAGTGCAAAAGGAAGAATATAGAAAATTCTCAGATGAATTTGGTTTTGAGGAAACCATAGATCAAATAAATGCTATTAACGATGTTATAAATGACATGGTATCTGAAAAATCAATGGATAGACTAATCTGTGGAGATGTGGGTTTTGGAAAAACAGAGATTGCACTAAGGGCGGCTTTTATAGCAGTATCTAATAACAAGCAAGTTTCTATTTTATGTCCGACAACTTTGCTATCGGAGCAACATACTCAGACATTTATAAATAGATTTGAGAATTGGCCTGTACGCATAGCAGAATTATCTAGATTCAAAACAAAAAAAGAGATTCTTCAGAATATTCATGATATAAATAATGGCAATATAGACATAGTTATAGGAACACATAAAGTTTTATCTAAAGATGTAAAATTTAAAAATCTAGGACTAGTTATAATAGATGAAGAGCATCGTTTTGGTGTGCGGCAAAAAGAACTGCTAAAAAAAACAAGACCACATGTTGACGTACTAACATTAAGCGCAACTCCTATTCCAAGAACATTAGGAATGTCCCTAGAAGGAATCAGAGACTTTTCTATAATAGCGACAGCCCCCAAAAAAAGACTATCTATAAAAACATTTATAAGGAAATATAATAAAAATGTTATAAGAGAAGCTATAACACGAGAACTTAGACGAAGTGGTCAGGTATATTTTTTATGTAATGAAGTAAGTACTATTGAAAATAAAAAACAATCATTAGAAACTATAATACCTGAAGCAAAGATTGCAATTGCTCATGGTCAACTGCACGAGAGAGATCTTGAAAGTGTAATGAAGGCATTCTATAAAGGTTACTATGATATTTTATTATGTACAACAATTATAGAAACAGGTATAGATATTCCAAATGCTAATACTATAATCATTGATCATGCAGACAATTTTGGTTTAGCTCAATTACATCAACTTAGAGGAAGAGTTGGTAGGTCCTATCATCAAGCTTATGCCTACTTACTAACCCAAGATGAAGAAACAATAACTAGTCAAGCAAAAAAAAGATTAGAGGCAATACAAAAAATGGAGGAATTAGGATCAGGATTTTACCTGGCCATGCATGACTTAGAAATAAGAGGAGCAGGAGAAATTTTAGGAGAGTCTCAATCTGGTAATAATATACATGAGATTGGTTATTCTATGTATAACGAAATACTAAAAAGCGCCATTGAATCTATAAAAAATGGAAAAGATTATGATCTTGTTAATAAAAACTTACAATACTGTGAAGTAAATATACATGAAGCAGCACTATTGCCAGATAGATATTGTTCTGATATCCCATCAAGATTAGAAATTTATAAACGATTGTCTCACACTTGTGATATAGATGATCTAACTATCATCAAGAATGAACTAATAGATAGATTTGGGAAACTACCTATACAAACAGAAAATTTAATTCTAATTCATAAAATTAGAATTAATGCTCAATCTTCTTATATAAATGAAATTGATATGTCTGACAAAAAAATAACAATTAAATTTCATGAAAAATCTAATATAAATCCGGCCAAATTGATAGAAATATATAAAAATTCAAAAATACTTAAATTTCAACCAGATAACAAAGTATTTATAAATTTATCCATACCAAATATAAAAGAGAGATCAAATGAAGTATTAAAAATAATTAAATTTCTGAAATAG
- the ispF gene encoding 2-C-methyl-D-erythritol 2,4-cyclodiphosphate synthase: protein MNFPFYVGQGFDIHRLMIGYQLKIGGVNIPYSHGLIGHSDADVLIHAIIDALLGASRLGDIGRNFPDDSIEYKDIDSRVILRKTADKIDFKRLRIINLDTTIHAQSPKMAPYVDSMISNISEDLRVDPKFINIKAKSNENLGHIGRGEGISANAIVLLADKDFIFIR, encoded by the coding sequence ATGAACTTTCCTTTTTATGTAGGGCAAGGATTTGATATACATAGGCTAATGATTGGTTATCAGTTAAAAATAGGAGGTGTTAATATTCCTTACAGTCATGGCCTAATAGGTCATTCCGATGCTGATGTTCTAATACATGCGATAATAGATGCATTGTTAGGAGCATCCAGATTAGGTGATATAGGTAGAAATTTCCCGGATGATAGTATTGAATATAAAGATATAGATAGCAGAGTAATTTTAAGAAAAACTGCTGATAAAATAGACTTTAAGAGGTTAAGGATTATAAACCTAGATACAACAATACACGCACAATCTCCCAAAATGGCACCTTATGTAGATTCTATGATATCTAATATATCAGAAGACTTGCGAGTAGATCCTAAATTTATAAATATAAAAGCCAAGAGCAATGAAAATTTAGGACACATAGGCAGAGGAGAAGGGATATCCGCTAATGCAATTGTTCTTTTAGCAGATAAGGATTTTATTTTTATTAGATAA
- a CDS encoding NADH-quinone oxidoreductase subunit N: protein MQDTNFFLIVPEITLLFLSLIILVIDIFSVDKNRFLTLLISLLTLIILTIESFFQIKFNIYGTIFGSSLIVDYFSHSLKIISYLTIFFMLIYSKSYVREFNMIGNGGEFYVLLLLSLLGQMVMISSGNLMSLYLGIELMSLPLYAMIAIRRNVLTNIEASIKYFVLGSVASGIFLYGVSIIYGVTNSLDFPVVSDMYVNNIVDVRVITLGFMLLISGLIFKFGIVPFHMWLPDVYQGSPTVVTLFLGTVPKLAIFAVIVRLFVSSFGYFSNLNWNILLISFSLLSLCIGNITAIMQKDLKRMLAYSAISHMGFVLLGLVSQDHCSSNSITYSSSMYYIIIYLVNTMAIFGSILLLSKGKECVYIDDLIGLKKYNSLLAFIILVSMFSLAGLPPFIGFYAKLVIFKTLINSGYVFISVIAVLFSLIGAFYYLRVIKISYFNYSKDNCHYLAKMENISDFSLYLLSLNLLLILFLSIFPDSLLDFCIEVVNNSFGQ from the coding sequence ATGCAAGATACTAATTTTTTTTTAATAGTACCAGAAATAACATTACTTTTTTTAAGTTTGATTATTCTTGTTATTGATATTTTTAGTGTTGATAAAAATAGGTTTTTAACTTTACTAATAAGTTTATTAACTCTTATTATTCTAACTATAGAATCTTTTTTTCAAATTAAATTTAATATATATGGAACTATTTTTGGTTCTTCGTTAATTGTTGATTATTTCTCCCATTCTTTAAAAATTATCTCCTATTTGACTATATTTTTTATGCTTATCTATAGTAAATCTTACGTAAGAGAATTTAATATGATAGGTAATGGTGGTGAATTTTACGTGTTATTGTTATTGTCTCTACTTGGTCAGATGGTTATGATTTCTTCTGGTAATCTCATGTCTCTCTATCTTGGTATAGAGTTAATGTCTCTGCCATTATATGCGATGATAGCTATACGTAGAAATGTTTTGACTAACATTGAGGCTTCTATTAAGTATTTTGTTTTAGGGTCAGTAGCTTCTGGAATATTTTTATATGGAGTATCCATAATATATGGAGTTACAAACTCATTAGATTTCCCAGTTGTGTCTGACATGTATGTAAACAACATTGTAGATGTTAGAGTTATAACATTAGGATTTATGCTCTTGATATCTGGGTTAATATTTAAATTTGGTATAGTTCCATTTCACATGTGGCTTCCAGATGTTTATCAAGGCTCACCTACAGTAGTTACATTGTTCCTTGGTACTGTCCCTAAGTTAGCTATTTTTGCTGTTATAGTTCGTCTATTTGTTAGTTCTTTTGGATATTTTAGTAACTTAAATTGGAATATTTTGTTAATTTCTTTTTCATTGCTATCTTTGTGTATAGGTAATATTACAGCTATTATGCAGAAAGATTTGAAAAGAATGTTAGCATATTCAGCCATATCTCATATGGGGTTTGTTCTTTTAGGTTTAGTTAGTCAAGATCATTGTAGCTCTAATAGCATTACATATTCTTCATCAATGTACTATATTATAATATATCTAGTAAATACGATGGCTATTTTTGGTTCTATTCTACTATTATCTAAAGGTAAGGAATGCGTATATATAGATGATTTAATAGGATTAAAGAAATATAACTCTTTATTAGCTTTTATAATATTAGTATCTATGTTCTCATTAGCAGGTCTTCCTCCATTTATAGGGTTTTATGCCAAACTCGTTATATTTAAAACTTTGATAAATTCAGGATATGTTTTTATATCAGTCATAGCTGTACTTTTTTCATTAATCGGGGCTTTTTATTATTTAAGAGTGATAAAAATATCATACTTTAATTATTCTAAAGATAATTGTCATTATTTAGCAAAGATGGAGAATATTAGTGATTTTTCTTTGTATTTATTATCGTTAAATTTATTATTGATACTTTTTCTAAGCATATTCCCTGATTCTCTTTTAGATTTTTGTATAGAGGTTGTAAATAATTCTTTTGGGCAATAA
- the nuoK gene encoding NADH-quinone oxidoreductase subunit NuoK, whose product MIAISHCLILSSCIFAIGILGIFVNRHNIIVMLMSIELILLSSNLNFVIFSEWNQNISGQVFVFFVMTVAAAESAIGLAILVLLFRNLDAMNVNKISQLKG is encoded by the coding sequence GTGATAGCAATATCTCATTGTTTAATATTAAGCTCATGTATTTTTGCCATAGGGATTTTAGGTATATTTGTTAACAGACATAATATAATCGTTATGCTAATGTCTATTGAACTAATATTGTTATCATCTAATTTAAATTTTGTTATTTTTTCAGAATGGAATCAAAATATTTCTGGCCAGGTTTTTGTTTTTTTTGTTATGACAGTTGCTGCTGCTGAATCAGCAATAGGTTTGGCTATTTTGGTTTTATTGTTTAGAAATTTAGATGCAATGAATGTTAATAAGATTAGTCAGTTAAAAGGATAG
- a CDS encoding NADH-quinone oxidoreductase subunit M: protein MSTYIYNSSLSLAVFLPIFFGLSILIFGNDRKSYFIKVISLIAAVVSFLIVCYIYNFFNQSNNSIQFEENYKWIGNLNINYHIGIDGISLLFLLLTSFITIIVVLAAWKSIENRVSEYMAAFLILSGLMNGVFVSLDAILFYVFFEATLIPMYIIIGIWGGPNRFYAAFKFFLYTLLGSLLMFIAFIYMYEISGSFEILTWHKIKISYVQQILIFIAFMAAFAVKIPMWPFHTWLPDAHVEAPTGGSIILAAIMLKLGAYGFLRLSLPILPDASASLSSMMIVLSLIAIIYIGFIAIVQEDMKKLVAYSSIAHMGFVTLGMFVFNVVGIEGAIVQMISHGFISAAMFFSIGVLYDRAHSRIISDYNGLVSVMPRFVTFFVFFSMANCGLPATSGFVGEFLVIMGSVEYSFPVAILAATSLILSASYSLWMLKRIAFGRLKVKHDINSFVDLDKREFLISSILALAIIFMGIYPKPFTDVINLPAKCLLEHLSVTKL, encoded by the coding sequence ATGTCCACATATATATATAATTCGTCTCTTAGTTTAGCAGTATTTTTGCCTATATTCTTTGGCCTTTCAATCTTAATCTTTGGTAATGATAGGAAGTCTTATTTTATTAAGGTTATTTCTTTGATAGCAGCTGTAGTTAGTTTCTTGATAGTTTGTTATATCTATAATTTCTTTAATCAAAGCAATAATTCAATTCAGTTTGAGGAAAATTATAAATGGATAGGTAATCTTAATATAAATTACCATATTGGTATTGATGGTATATCTTTATTGTTTTTACTTTTAACTTCTTTTATTACTATTATTGTAGTATTAGCTGCTTGGAAATCTATAGAAAATAGAGTTTCTGAATATATGGCAGCTTTTTTAATATTATCGGGTCTGATGAATGGTGTTTTTGTTTCTTTAGATGCTATTCTATTCTATGTTTTCTTTGAAGCTACTCTTATTCCTATGTATATAATAATAGGTATATGGGGAGGGCCTAATCGTTTTTATGCTGCTTTTAAGTTCTTTCTTTATACGCTCTTAGGTTCATTATTGATGTTTATAGCTTTTATTTATATGTATGAGATATCAGGATCTTTTGAGATCTTGACTTGGCATAAAATAAAAATTAGTTATGTACAGCAGATTTTAATATTCATAGCTTTCATGGCAGCTTTTGCTGTTAAAATACCAATGTGGCCTTTTCATACTTGGTTGCCTGATGCGCACGTAGAAGCTCCTACTGGCGGATCTATAATCCTTGCTGCTATTATGCTAAAACTGGGAGCTTATGGTTTTTTGCGCTTATCATTGCCAATTTTGCCAGATGCTTCTGCTAGCTTATCAAGCATGATGATTGTTCTATCCTTGATTGCTATTATTTATATAGGATTTATTGCTATAGTTCAAGAGGACATGAAGAAGCTTGTAGCTTATTCGTCAATAGCTCATATGGGCTTTGTTACTTTAGGTATGTTTGTGTTTAATGTAGTAGGTATAGAAGGCGCAATTGTACAAATGATATCACATGGTTTTATATCAGCTGCTATGTTTTTTTCTATAGGAGTCTTATATGACAGAGCTCATTCTAGGATTATATCTGACTATAATGGTTTAGTTAGTGTTATGCCTAGATTTGTAACATTTTTTGTATTTTTCTCTATGGCTAATTGTGGGTTACCAGCTACTAGTGGTTTTGTAGGCGAATTTCTGGTAATAATGGGTAGTGTAGAGTATAGTTTCCCAGTAGCTATTTTAGCTGCAACTTCCCTAATTTTGAGTGCTTCCTATTCTTTATGGATGCTGAAGCGTATTGCATTTGGCAGGCTTAAAGTTAAGCATGATATTAATAGTTTTGTTGATCTGGATAAAAGAGAGTTCTTAATTTCTAGTATACTTGCCCTGGCAATCATATTTATGGGCATATACCCCAAGCCATTTACAGATGTTATTAACTTGCCGGCTAAGTGTTTGTTAGAGCATTTATCAGTTACAAAACTTTAG